From the genome of Brevibacterium sp. JSBI002, one region includes:
- a CDS encoding quinone-dependent dihydroorotate dehydrogenase codes for MYSLIFRLLFVPMDAERAHHLSFSALRLLDSVPLLGRLLRLVCARGSVRPVQVMGLPFPNRVGLAAGFDKNGVGVRALSSLGFGHIEVGTITAHAQPGNDRPRLFRLRKNLALLNRMGFNNDGARQASFNIAAERKKIESLPQRLRPIVGINIGKTKVVEAADAVADYAASTRALAPLADYLVINVSSPNTPGLRDLQSVDSLEPIITAVRDTAAEVVESPRSTLGHVPLLVKIAPDLADEDVVEICDLALRTGVDGLITTNTTIDRGVLSGAEAEFAEGQAGGISGRPVAERSLEVLRLVKKHVGDELTVISVGGVADAKDARARVAAGADLVQAYSEMIYSGPFFPGRIARGLESSRLLIRGTGGA; via the coding sequence GTGTACTCATTGATCTTCAGACTCCTCTTCGTTCCGATGGATGCCGAACGGGCCCATCACCTCTCGTTCTCCGCGCTGCGCCTTCTTGACTCCGTTCCTCTGCTCGGTCGCCTGCTCCGCTTGGTCTGTGCCCGCGGCTCCGTCCGGCCCGTTCAGGTGATGGGTCTGCCCTTCCCCAACCGAGTGGGCCTGGCCGCCGGGTTCGATAAGAACGGTGTGGGGGTCCGTGCTCTGTCGTCGCTGGGCTTCGGACATATCGAAGTCGGAACGATCACCGCCCATGCGCAGCCGGGCAATGACCGTCCGCGGCTGTTCCGTCTGCGGAAGAATCTCGCCCTGCTCAATCGGATGGGGTTCAACAACGACGGTGCCCGGCAGGCGTCGTTCAACATCGCCGCTGAACGGAAGAAGATCGAGTCCCTCCCGCAGCGCCTGCGTCCGATCGTGGGCATCAACATCGGCAAGACGAAGGTCGTCGAGGCAGCCGATGCGGTGGCCGACTACGCGGCATCGACCCGTGCGCTGGCTCCTTTGGCCGACTACCTCGTCATCAATGTCAGCTCACCGAACACACCCGGTCTGCGCGACCTGCAGTCCGTGGACAGCCTGGAGCCGATCATCACCGCCGTCCGCGACACCGCCGCCGAGGTGGTCGAGAGTCCGCGATCGACGCTGGGCCATGTGCCCCTGCTGGTCAAGATCGCCCCGGATCTCGCCGACGAGGATGTCGTCGAGATCTGCGACCTCGCTCTGCGCACCGGCGTCGACGGACTCATCACGACGAACACGACGATCGATCGTGGTGTGCTGTCCGGCGCCGAGGCGGAATTCGCCGAAGGTCAGGCCGGCGGCATCTCCGGACGCCCGGTGGCCGAACGCTCACTCGAGGTGCTGCGTCTGGTTAAGAAGCATGTGGGAGACGAGCTCACCGTCATCTCCGTCGGCGGTGTCGCGGATGCGAAAGACGCCCGGGCTCGAGTAGCCGCGGGCGCCGATCTTGTCCAGGCCTATTCGGAGATGATCTACTCCGGTCCGTTCTTTCCCGGCCGCATCGCGCGCGGCCTCGAGTCGAGTCGACTGCTCATTCGGGGTACTGGCGGCGCTTGA
- a CDS encoding HesB/IscA family protein codes for MTVTEKAEATHEVELSSTAADKVRSLLEQEGRDDLRLRVAVQPGGCSGLIYQLYFDERFLDGDAVRDFDGVEVIVDRMSVPYLSGSTIDFSDTIEKQGFTIDNPNAGGSCACGDSFH; via the coding sequence ATGACTGTGACCGAAAAAGCAGAAGCCACCCACGAGGTGGAGCTGTCGTCGACCGCTGCCGACAAGGTCCGCAGCCTGCTGGAACAGGAAGGTCGTGACGACCTGCGCCTGCGCGTGGCTGTCCAGCCCGGCGGATGTTCCGGACTGATCTATCAGCTCTATTTCGATGAGCGTTTCCTCGACGGAGACGCAGTCCGCGACTTCGACGGCGTCGAGGTCATCGTCGACCGGATGAGCGTTCCCTACCTCAGCGGTTCGACCATCGACTTCTCCGACACCATCGAGAAGCAGGGCTTCACCATCGACAACCCCAACGCTGGCGGATCCTGCGCCTGCGGAGACTCGTTCCACTGA
- a CDS encoding cytochrome b translates to MSTTQPTTTIGKAANFAETRVGASVLVREFGRKIFPSHWSFMLGEVALYSFIIVVLSGTFLTFFFQPAMGELHYDGPWLPLRGVEISEAYDSTLAISLEIRGGLFIRQMHHWGALLFVAALSVHMLRVFFTGAFRRPRELNWVVGVLLVIMGMAAGFTGYSLPDDLLSGNGLRIIDGILKSLPLVGTYISFFLFGGEFPGIDIVARLYTLHIMIVPALLIALIGIHLMFVVVHKHTQYPGAGNTEKNVVGEPVLPTFAAKGGGFFFLIFGLLSLISALFTINPIWNYGPYDPSPVSAGTQPDWYIGWADGFLRIVPGWFEFYIFGWPISFNINSAVLVMGGVFAVMFIYPFFEAWLQKDHREHHILDRPRNNPTRTAIGVAGIIFYCNMWAAASGDIIAVFFQMSLNDMIYIFRFLFFFGPIIGYIITKRMCLALQRKDREIALHGRETAHIIRLPHGEFLERHEALPPHKLWKITAFESPTYIPAEPNAEGKITGMEKLRARLSRFFFEDRVSPVTKQELEASHHDHDAVEGSNNKELGH, encoded by the coding sequence ATGAGTACTACACAGCCAACCACCACCATCGGGAAGGCGGCGAACTTCGCCGAAACCCGCGTCGGGGCATCTGTCCTCGTGCGCGAGTTCGGTCGCAAGATCTTCCCCTCCCACTGGTCGTTCATGCTCGGCGAGGTTGCTCTCTACAGCTTCATCATCGTCGTCCTGTCCGGAACGTTCCTCACGTTCTTCTTCCAGCCGGCCATGGGTGAACTTCACTATGACGGACCCTGGCTGCCGCTGCGCGGAGTTGAGATCTCCGAAGCCTATGACTCGACACTCGCAATCTCCCTGGAGATCCGCGGCGGTCTGTTCATCCGACAGATGCACCACTGGGGTGCGCTGCTCTTCGTCGCCGCATTGAGCGTCCACATGCTTCGTGTGTTCTTCACCGGCGCTTTCCGTCGTCCGCGTGAGCTCAACTGGGTCGTCGGTGTTCTGCTCGTCATCATGGGCATGGCTGCCGGCTTCACCGGCTACTCGCTCCCCGATGACCTGCTCTCGGGCAACGGCCTGCGAATCATCGACGGCATCCTGAAGTCGCTGCCGCTCGTGGGAACCTATATCTCGTTCTTCCTCTTCGGCGGAGAGTTCCCGGGCATCGACATCGTGGCCCGTCTCTACACCCTGCACATCATGATCGTGCCGGCCCTGCTCATCGCGCTCATCGGCATCCACCTGATGTTCGTCGTCGTACACAAGCACACCCAGTACCCGGGTGCAGGAAATACGGAGAAGAACGTCGTCGGAGAACCGGTTCTGCCGACCTTCGCGGCCAAGGGCGGAGGATTCTTCTTCCTCATCTTCGGTCTGCTCTCGCTCATCTCGGCCTTGTTCACGATCAACCCGATCTGGAACTACGGTCCGTACGATCCCTCCCCGGTCTCGGCTGGTACCCAGCCTGACTGGTACATCGGCTGGGCCGACGGATTCCTCCGCATCGTTCCGGGCTGGTTCGAGTTCTACATCTTCGGATGGCCGATCTCGTTCAACATCAACAGTGCCGTGCTCGTCATGGGCGGCGTGTTCGCTGTCATGTTCATCTATCCGTTCTTCGAGGCGTGGCTGCAGAAGGACCATCGAGAGCACCACATCCTCGATCGTCCCCGCAATAACCCGACTCGCACCGCCATCGGCGTTGCCGGAATCATCTTCTACTGCAACATGTGGGCGGCTGCATCGGGTGACATCATCGCTGTGTTCTTCCAGATGTCGCTCAACGATATGATCTACATCTTCCGATTCCTGTTCTTCTTCGGACCGATCATCGGTTACATCATCACCAAGCGCATGTGCCTCGCACTTCAGCGCAAGGACCGCGAGATCGCTCTGCACGGTAGGGAGACGGCTCATATCATCCGTCTGCCCCACGGTGAGTTCCTCGAACGCCACGAGGCTCTTCCCCCGCACAAGCTGTGGAAGATCACCGCATTCGAGTCGCCGACCTACATTCCGGCCGAGCCGAACGCCGAGGGCAAGATCACGGGAATGGAGAAGCTGCGTGCACGTCTGTCTCGCTTCTTCTTCGAAGATCGTGTGTCGCCTGTGACGAAGCAGGAACTCGAAGCTTCGCACCACGACCACGACGCTGTCGAGGGTTCGAACAACAAGGAACTCGGACACTGA
- the aat gene encoding leucyl/phenylalanyl-tRNA--protein transferase: MDLEDLRAVSYTATQPQVLLSYRAGLFPMGVGHGGTGRMGWWAPRRRGVLFPGDLRVTKSLRKSMKHFTFTTNRAFMHVIRACADPRRTGSWITEEMIELYQGLHDDGWAHSVEVWNDDELVGGLYGVAIGSFFAGESMFHTQRDASKAALAHLVGLFDGTDVVSGESRSTSADADTGPGEWLIDTQWQTSHLATLGVSEISGLEYSAHLDSALRGSVCQHILNK; the protein is encoded by the coding sequence ATGGACCTGGAGGATCTGCGTGCCGTGTCGTACACGGCAACGCAGCCCCAGGTCCTTTTGTCGTATCGGGCCGGACTCTTCCCGATGGGAGTCGGCCACGGGGGCACCGGTCGGATGGGATGGTGGGCTCCACGACGACGTGGAGTTCTGTTTCCCGGTGACCTGCGCGTGACGAAGAGCCTGCGCAAATCGATGAAGCACTTCACCTTCACCACCAACCGAGCCTTCATGCACGTCATCCGGGCGTGTGCCGACCCGCGGCGGACGGGCAGCTGGATCACCGAGGAGATGATCGAGCTCTATCAGGGCCTCCACGACGACGGGTGGGCGCATTCGGTCGAGGTCTGGAACGACGATGAGCTCGTCGGCGGACTCTACGGAGTCGCCATCGGTTCGTTCTTCGCCGGCGAATCGATGTTCCACACTCAACGGGACGCCTCCAAGGCCGCGCTGGCCCACCTCGTCGGACTCTTCGACGGAACCGACGTCGTCAGCGGAGAAAGCCGGTCCACCTCGGCGGATGCGGATACGGGACCGGGGGAGTGGCTCATCGACACCCAGTGGCAGACATCACACCTTGCCACCCTCGGCGTGTCGGAGATCAGCGGCCTGGAGTACTCCGCGCACCTAGATTCCGCGCTCAGGGGCAGTGTCTGTCAGCATATTCTCAACAAATGA
- a CDS encoding cytochrome c oxidase subunit 4: MKSSIYVFNLCGLFFIAVGIFYGFFTDFTELVGFPALLLVGLMALMIGVYLWLTDRRVGRQPQDNDDAEISDADADYGMFSPWSWWPIFSAGAAAVAFYGIAMGWWIFPFGVVLGIIALVGLTYEHDRGDFAH; this comes from the coding sequence ATGAAGTCATCGATCTACGTCTTCAACCTCTGCGGCCTGTTCTTCATCGCAGTCGGGATCTTCTACGGCTTCTTCACCGACTTCACCGAGCTCGTCGGATTCCCGGCGCTGCTCCTCGTCGGGCTGATGGCCCTGATGATCGGCGTCTACCTCTGGCTGACGGATCGACGCGTCGGTCGTCAGCCTCAGGACAACGACGACGCCGAGATCTCCGACGCCGATGCCGACTACGGTATGTTCAGCCCGTGGAGCTGGTGGCCGATCTTCAGCGCGGGCGCTGCCGCCGTCGCCTTCTATGGAATTGCGATGGGCTGGTGGATCTTCCCTTTCGGTGTCGTGCTCGGCATCATCGCGCTCGTCGGTCTCACCTACGAACACGATCGCGGGGATTTTGCCCACTGA
- a CDS encoding leucyl aminopeptidase → MAGATTLSSYSTTSPVKATASVLVLAAADSTVLGLEGAKAAKTAIDEAARAIGFSGKAGSTARVPAPKGVAADSVLLVGLGDFDPDDSDVAATAESLRRGAGAALRVLDGVESIALALPATTPTEVEAVTVGVGLGTYRFLDYRSEGTTPGEITVIGPKGKTFAAAHDAGEVIAAATNRARDLVNTPPLDLYPESYAEIVKDQAKDRKLKVTVLGEKELKAGGYGGIIGVGQGSTRGPRLVKVEYAPRGAKRHLSFVGKGITFDSGGISLKPAKSMEDMKSDMAGSAAVVQALFGIADLKLPVRVTAWLPMAENMPGSSAQRPSDVLKMRSGKTVEVTNTDAEGRLVLADALTDAGAENPDLLIDVATLTGAQIVALGERTSGVMGSEAARAEVIASATVAGEQMWAMPIPEEMLSGFDSTAADLTNSGPRPGGMLAAAAFLREFVGEDANWAHIDIAGPSFNGSAPFGYTPKAATGAAVRTLIEIAKAKA, encoded by the coding sequence ATGGCTGGTGCAACCACCCTCAGCAGCTACTCCACGACCTCACCGGTGAAGGCCACCGCCTCCGTTCTGGTGCTGGCGGCAGCGGACTCGACGGTCCTCGGGCTCGAAGGGGCGAAAGCGGCGAAGACCGCCATCGACGAAGCCGCTCGCGCCATCGGGTTCAGCGGAAAGGCCGGATCCACCGCTCGTGTTCCCGCTCCGAAGGGTGTCGCCGCCGACTCCGTCCTGCTCGTCGGACTCGGCGACTTCGATCCCGATGACTCCGATGTCGCGGCAACCGCTGAATCGCTGCGTCGCGGCGCTGGGGCGGCGCTGCGCGTGCTCGACGGTGTCGAGTCGATCGCTCTGGCCCTGCCCGCCACTACTCCGACCGAGGTCGAAGCTGTCACGGTGGGTGTGGGACTCGGAACCTACCGTTTCCTCGACTACCGCAGCGAGGGCACGACGCCGGGCGAGATCACCGTCATCGGACCCAAGGGCAAGACCTTCGCCGCGGCCCATGACGCCGGCGAAGTGATCGCGGCCGCGACGAACAGAGCTCGCGATCTCGTCAACACTCCCCCGCTCGATCTCTACCCCGAGTCCTACGCCGAGATCGTCAAGGACCAGGCCAAGGACCGCAAGCTCAAGGTCACCGTGCTCGGTGAGAAGGAGCTCAAGGCCGGAGGCTACGGCGGAATCATCGGCGTCGGCCAGGGTTCGACCCGCGGACCTCGCCTCGTCAAGGTCGAATACGCCCCTCGCGGCGCCAAGCGCCATCTCAGCTTCGTCGGCAAGGGAATCACCTTCGACTCCGGCGGCATCTCACTCAAGCCGGCGAAGAGCATGGAGGACATGAAGTCCGATATGGCCGGTTCCGCGGCCGTTGTGCAGGCGCTCTTCGGCATCGCCGACCTCAAGCTCCCGGTGCGGGTCACCGCGTGGCTGCCGATGGCGGAGAACATGCCCGGGTCTTCGGCACAGCGCCCTAGCGATGTGCTGAAGATGCGCAGCGGCAAGACCGTCGAGGTCACGAACACCGATGCCGAGGGCCGACTCGTCCTCGCCGATGCGCTCACCGACGCCGGTGCGGAGAATCCGGATCTGCTCATCGATGTGGCCACACTCACCGGTGCTCAGATCGTCGCACTCGGCGAACGCACCTCCGGTGTCATGGGCTCCGAGGCCGCACGGGCAGAGGTCATCGCCTCGGCGACCGTGGCCGGTGAGCAGATGTGGGCGATGCCGATCCCCGAGGAGATGCTCTCCGGATTCGACTCCACCGCCGCCGATCTCACGAACTCAGGACCGCGCCCCGGCGGCATGCTCGCCGCTGCGGCGTTCCTGCGTGAGTTCGTCGGAGAGGATGCGAACTGGGCGCATATCGACATCGCCGGACCGAGCTTCAACGGTTCAGCACCCTTCGGCTACACACCGAAGGCCGCGACCGGAGCCGCGGTGCGCACCCTCATCGAAATCGCGAAGGCGAAGGCCTGA
- the coxB gene encoding cytochrome c oxidase subunit II, translating to MDSPNQSGPQRSWAKRLGILSAVLIPALLSGCTKEQIATGFFPVESQGATNHTDAYTALWNGGWIALLIVGLIVWGLILWAMVAYRRRKNDRGLPVQMRYSMPIEILFTVTPVVLVLGFFFQNVQVMEKTTDDSTPGEQVIEVAAKQWAWDFNYETEDVYYAGTQVALDGTEAPEKTAPVLYLPVDTDLEIRLHSRDVLHSFWVPAFLEKRDMIPGHDQSLHLRAEKEGEYVGKCAELCGEYHSEMLFNVKVVSKEEFQEYTQSLADQGNTGQLGPEYDRNWYPKEGAEK from the coding sequence GTGGATTCTCCGAATCAGTCAGGACCGCAGCGGTCCTGGGCGAAGCGGCTCGGCATTCTGAGCGCCGTGTTGATACCGGCGTTGCTATCGGGTTGCACTAAAGAGCAGATCGCCACAGGATTTTTTCCCGTCGAATCGCAAGGCGCGACGAACCACACGGATGCCTATACAGCGCTGTGGAACGGCGGCTGGATCGCCCTTCTCATCGTGGGCCTCATCGTGTGGGGACTCATCCTGTGGGCCATGGTCGCCTACCGCCGCCGCAAGAACGATCGCGGACTGCCGGTGCAGATGCGCTACAGCATGCCGATCGAAATCCTCTTCACGGTGACTCCGGTCGTCCTCGTCCTCGGCTTCTTCTTCCAGAACGTCCAGGTCATGGAGAAGACGACGGATGACTCCACCCCTGGCGAGCAGGTCATCGAGGTCGCTGCCAAGCAGTGGGCCTGGGACTTCAACTATGAGACCGAAGACGTCTACTACGCCGGCACTCAGGTTGCCCTCGACGGCACCGAAGCCCCCGAGAAGACCGCTCCCGTCCTCTATCTCCCCGTCGACACCGACCTGGAGATCCGCCTGCACTCCCGCGACGTCCTCCACTCCTTCTGGGTTCCCGCCTTCCTCGAGAAGCGCGATATGATCCCCGGCCACGATCAGAGCCTGCATCTGCGTGCCGAGAAGGAAGGCGAGTACGTCGGCAAGTGTGCCGAGCTGTGCGGTGAGTACCACTCGGAGATGCTTTTCAACGTCAAGGTCGTGTCCAAGGAAGAATTCCAGGAGTACACGCAGTCGCTTGCCGATCAAGGCAACACAGGCCAGCTGGGACCGGAGTACGATCGCAACTGGTACCCGAAAGAAGGTGCTGAGAAATGA
- a CDS encoding ubiquinol-cytochrome c reductase iron-sulfur subunit: protein MTSKEHSGGGSQLEELNGFTNPGLPEHKPRLADSDPRAEKIAERQVAAWFILSMIGTIWFIVAYFLFTPGESMQSIRLHNMFVGLGAAVAMFSIGFGAVLWAKNLMSDHEGIDERHDIGGSEEDQAIALEILHQAKEESGIARRPLLRNTLIAALAIAPLPAVLVFRDLGPLPGDKMFNTLWQKGTRLIRDVGGIPSVDSERPIKADEVTIGSAYHVLPSGIGDEEVSEHPLDEKAKAAVLLMRIDPKELKEDPDRKDWSYDGIVAYSKICTHVGCPVALYEHQTHHLLCPCHQSTFDVTEHCKVIFGPAKRPLPQLPITVDSEGYLVAQSDFPEPVGPTFWEINHP, encoded by the coding sequence ATGACCTCGAAAGAGCACTCCGGCGGCGGCAGCCAGCTCGAGGAGTTGAACGGGTTCACGAACCCAGGTCTGCCCGAGCACAAACCGCGCTTGGCCGATTCGGACCCACGTGCCGAGAAGATCGCCGAACGACAGGTAGCCGCCTGGTTCATCCTCTCGATGATCGGAACCATCTGGTTCATCGTGGCGTACTTCCTGTTCACTCCGGGCGAATCGATGCAGAGCATCCGCCTCCACAACATGTTCGTCGGCCTCGGCGCCGCTGTCGCGATGTTCTCCATCGGCTTCGGCGCAGTGCTCTGGGCCAAGAACCTCATGAGCGATCATGAGGGCATCGACGAACGCCATGACATCGGCGGCAGCGAAGAGGATCAGGCGATTGCGCTCGAGATCCTCCACCAGGCCAAGGAAGAGTCGGGCATCGCCCGCCGTCCGCTGCTGCGCAACACCCTCATCGCGGCGCTGGCGATCGCTCCGCTGCCCGCAGTCCTCGTCTTCCGCGACCTCGGTCCGCTGCCGGGCGACAAGATGTTCAACACGCTCTGGCAGAAGGGCACTCGCCTCATCCGCGATGTCGGCGGAATCCCCTCGGTCGATTCCGAACGTCCGATCAAGGCTGACGAAGTCACAATCGGCTCGGCCTACCACGTCCTGCCTTCGGGCATCGGCGACGAGGAGGTCAGCGAGCACCCGCTGGACGAGAAGGCCAAAGCGGCCGTGCTTCTCATGCGCATTGATCCCAAGGAACTCAAAGAGGATCCGGATCGCAAGGATTGGTCGTACGACGGCATCGTCGCCTACTCGAAGATCTGCACCCACGTCGGCTGCCCCGTCGCACTGTACGAGCACCAGACGCACCACCTGCTGTGCCCCTGCCACCAGTCGACCTTCGACGTGACGGAACACTGCAAGGTCATCTTCGGCCCGGCCAAACGACCGCTTCCTCAGCTGCCCATCACCGTGGACAGCGAAGGCTACCTGGTTGCCCAGTCGGACTTCCCTGAGCCTGTCGGACCTACGTTCTGGGAGATCAACCACCCATGA
- a CDS encoding dipeptidase, with protein MSESTSALDSAQLHAELDTIFDEVLGNLTDLVAIPSVAWPSFDAANVTASAEAVAGLARQLGLETEILTAKQSDGADGYPAVVASVPAPEGAPTVLLYAHHDVQPPGRAEDWATEPFVATRKGDRLFGRGAADDKAGIMVHLTALRLLADRLGVGVTLFFEGEEEAGSPSFRNFLETYRDRLRADVIVVADSGNWAAGTPALTTSLRGMCAVEFEVSTLDHAVHSGMYGGVAPDAMLAMTKLLATLHDDNGSVAVAGLHSSTETSIDFDEATLRTDSGVLAETELIGAGTLASRLWTQPSITVIGLDIPDVAVSSNTLQSSLKAKLSIRLAPGDTPASAVRAVEEHLRAHLPFGAQLSIGETEGGSPWQADENDTVVRTARQALTDAWGTESVTMGIGGSIPFIADLLDVFPRASILVTGVEDPDARAHSANESLYLPDFKAAIVAEALLLQRLGDQG; from the coding sequence ATGAGCGAATCGACTTCAGCACTTGACAGTGCACAATTGCATGCCGAACTGGACACTATCTTCGACGAGGTTCTCGGCAATCTCACGGATCTCGTCGCCATCCCCTCCGTCGCGTGGCCGAGCTTCGACGCCGCGAATGTCACGGCCAGCGCCGAGGCTGTCGCGGGCTTGGCGCGTCAGCTCGGCCTCGAGACGGAGATTCTCACCGCGAAGCAGTCGGACGGCGCCGACGGATACCCGGCCGTCGTCGCCTCCGTGCCGGCGCCGGAGGGCGCCCCGACCGTCCTCCTCTACGCCCATCACGATGTGCAGCCGCCCGGCCGCGCCGAGGATTGGGCCACCGAACCCTTCGTCGCCACCCGGAAGGGCGACCGCCTCTTCGGCCGTGGAGCCGCCGACGACAAGGCCGGGATCATGGTCCACCTCACGGCTCTGCGGCTGCTGGCCGACCGCCTCGGTGTCGGTGTGACGCTCTTCTTCGAAGGTGAGGAAGAAGCCGGCAGCCCGAGCTTCCGCAATTTCCTCGAGACCTACCGGGACCGCCTGCGCGCCGATGTCATCGTCGTCGCCGATTCGGGCAACTGGGCCGCGGGCACTCCGGCCCTGACGACGAGCCTGCGCGGAATGTGCGCCGTCGAATTCGAGGTCTCCACCCTCGACCACGCCGTGCATTCGGGAATGTACGGGGGAGTGGCACCGGATGCGATGCTCGCGATGACGAAGCTGCTGGCCACCCTCCATGACGACAACGGCTCCGTCGCTGTCGCCGGCCTGCACTCGAGCACAGAGACGTCCATCGACTTCGACGAGGCGACGCTGCGAACAGACTCCGGGGTGCTCGCGGAAACCGAGCTCATCGGCGCAGGCACCTTGGCCTCCCGTCTGTGGACACAGCCGTCGATCACCGTCATCGGTCTCGACATTCCCGATGTGGCGGTCTCCTCGAATACCCTGCAGTCCTCACTGAAGGCCAAGCTCTCGATCCGACTCGCGCCCGGGGACACCCCCGCCTCGGCGGTCCGGGCCGTCGAGGAGCATCTGCGCGCGCATCTGCCCTTCGGTGCGCAGCTGAGCATCGGAGAGACCGAGGGCGGAAGCCCCTGGCAGGCCGATGAGAACGACACTGTGGTCCGGACCGCCCGCCAGGCGCTCACCGACGCTTGGGGCACCGAATCGGTGACGATGGGCATCGGCGGATCGATCCCCTTCATCGCCGATCTGCTCGATGTGTTCCCCCGCGCATCGATCCTCGTGACGGGCGTCGAAGATCCCGACGCGAGGGCCCACAGCGCCAACGAATCGCTCTACCTGCCCGATTTCAAAGCCGCGATCGTCGCCGAAGCCCTGCTGCTGCAGCGCCTCGGCGACCAAGGATGA
- a CDS encoding c-type cytochrome — translation MKLLADRRRHPMALVALLLVGLLLTGGAYALFTQTSSAKADTASASDIEEGKKLFAANCATCHGMNAEGSKAGPGLIGVGAAAVDFQVGTGRMPLQANGPQARVKEPQFDEEQTAQIAAYVASLGPGPAVPEDEYLDASKGDPAAGGGLFRTNCAMCHNVVGSGGALTRGKYAPNLSEVSEKHLYEAMQTGPQNMPIFNDANLTPEDKRDVIAYVKEVSDNPSPGGFKLGSLGPVAEGLFIWFFGLAAVIGLTVWLSSRAK, via the coding sequence GTGAAGCTTCTAGCAGATCGCCGCAGACATCCCATGGCGCTGGTCGCGCTTCTTCTCGTGGGACTGCTGCTGACCGGCGGAGCCTATGCACTCTTCACGCAGACTTCGAGCGCCAAGGCGGACACGGCCAGCGCCTCTGATATCGAAGAAGGCAAGAAACTCTTCGCGGCCAACTGTGCCACCTGTCACGGCATGAACGCCGAAGGTTCGAAGGCCGGTCCCGGTCTCATCGGCGTCGGCGCTGCTGCTGTGGACTTCCAGGTCGGCACCGGACGCATGCCGCTGCAGGCCAACGGCCCGCAGGCTCGCGTCAAGGAACCGCAGTTCGACGAAGAGCAGACTGCTCAGATCGCTGCCTACGTTGCCTCGCTCGGCCCCGGGCCGGCAGTTCCCGAAGACGAGTACCTCGATGCTTCGAAGGGTGACCCCGCTGCCGGCGGCGGTCTGTTCCGCACCAACTGCGCCATGTGCCACAACGTGGTCGGCTCCGGTGGTGCGCTGACCCGCGGCAAGTACGCACCGAACCTGTCCGAAGTCTCCGAGAAGCACCTCTACGAAGCGATGCAGACCGGCCCGCAGAACATGCCGATCTTCAACGACGCGAACCTGACTCCCGAAGACAAGCGCGATGTCATCGCCTACGTCAAGGAAGTCTCGGACAACCCCTCCCCCGGCGGATTCAAGCTCGGATCGCTGGGTCCAGTGGCAGAGGGCCTGTTCATCTGGTTCTTCGGACTTGCTGCCGTCATCGGTCTGACAGTGTGGCTGTCATCCAGGGCCAAGTGA
- a CDS encoding DUF3043 domain-containing protein, translating into MFGSKKSRAVEETSASQPVHDDLSAEADARREAEAKKGRPTPKRSQQESARRQPLVNKDRKVANRQAKEHQRQERDRARIGMMNGEEKYLTRRDKGPQRRYIRDYIDARFSIGEIFIPAAILILVIAFTQPVQIQQYFTYAVWGLIALIVLDGFVLNYILKNRLRNKFGEVERGITFYAVMRSIQLRPLRMPKPQVKRRQYPE; encoded by the coding sequence GTGTTCGGAAGCAAAAAATCTCGCGCGGTCGAAGAAACCTCCGCCTCTCAGCCAGTCCATGACGACCTCTCCGCAGAAGCCGACGCCCGTCGCGAAGCGGAGGCGAAGAAGGGACGGCCCACGCCCAAGCGCAGCCAACAGGAGTCAGCGCGCCGTCAGCCCTTGGTGAACAAGGATCGCAAAGTCGCGAACAGACAAGCCAAGGAGCACCAGCGGCAGGAGCGCGACCGCGCACGCATCGGCATGATGAACGGCGAGGAGAAATACCTCACCCGCCGTGACAAGGGCCCGCAGCGCCGGTACATCCGCGACTACATCGATGCCCGCTTCTCGATCGGCGAGATCTTCATTCCTGCCGCGATCCTGATCCTCGTCATCGCGTTCACGCAGCCGGTGCAGATCCAGCAGTACTTCACCTACGCCGTCTGGGGTCTCATCGCACTGATCGTCCTCGACGGGTTCGTGCTCAACTACATCCTCAAGAACCGGCTGCGCAACAAGTTCGGCGAAGTCGAACGGGGCATCACCTTCTACGCGGTCATGCGCAGCATCCAGCTGCGTCCGCTGCGCATGCCCAAGCCCCAGGTCAAGCGCCGCCAGTACCCCGAATGA